A single Balneola sp. DNA region contains:
- a CDS encoding valine--tRNA ligase — translation MIKEIPSKYDPTQVEDKWYSYWMDHNYFRSEVDHSKEPFTIVIPPPNVTGVLHMGHMLNNTIQDVLTRRARMQGFNALWVPGTDHASIATEAKVVRKLREEGIKKSDLSRDEFLKHAWEWTHKHGGIILEQLKKLGASCDWDRTAFTMDEKYSESVIDTFIDLFNKGKIYRGARMINWDPAAQTALSDEEVIHKEVQSKLYYVRYQISGTEDFVTIATTRPETILGDTAVCINPKDERYTHLHGKKAIVPLVNREVPIILDDYVDTEFGTGCLKVTPAHDVNDYELGEKHHLETINMMNADGTISEDGQLYTGIDRFEVRKLISKDLEEAGNLVQVEDYMNKVGYSERTDVVIEPRLSLQWWVSMKELSQPALENVMNDNIQFHPAKFKNTYRHWMENVKDWCISRQLWWGHRIPAYYYGEGDDDFVVAKTLEEAIQLAQQKSGNASLTGADLSQDEDVLDTWFSSWLWPISVFDGFYTEEEVDYYYPTNDLVTAPEIMFFWVARMIISGYEYRGDLPFRNVYYTGIVRDKLGRKMSKSLGNSPDPLELISEYGADGVRMGMLFSTPAGNDLPFDPSICDQGKKFSNKIWNAFRFLTMNMEDGVSYEPTLSIDSDNIADRWMMARIQQTIKGVDEDFQNYKLNDALKKVYSLIWDDFCDWYIELAKPYNYGDSFDTQKMNVALGFFEQLMKLLHPFMPFISEEIWQYIQDRKPEEALVISDWPTYNEAFDNQDDITLFQTMQEMISSLRNIRAEMGVSPKEPLEVLVKTKDDSLASSLSQNRWVLEKLQSMQSLDISKSIEKPKACSSAIVNGNELYVPLAGLIDVDKEKERIQKEIDRITGWLKGVNGKLSNQNFVNNAPEAVVENERNKKRDGEANLAKLQEQLKDFE, via the coding sequence ATGATTAAAGAAATTCCATCAAAATATGATCCTACACAGGTTGAGGACAAATGGTACTCCTATTGGATGGATCATAACTATTTCCGTTCGGAAGTAGATCATTCCAAAGAGCCATTCACTATTGTGATCCCTCCTCCTAATGTAACGGGTGTTTTGCATATGGGGCATATGCTCAATAATACCATTCAGGATGTACTTACCCGAAGAGCTCGCATGCAGGGGTTTAATGCACTTTGGGTTCCGGGAACTGATCACGCTTCTATAGCTACTGAAGCAAAAGTGGTAAGAAAGCTACGAGAAGAAGGTATCAAAAAGAGTGACCTTTCCAGAGATGAATTTCTTAAACATGCATGGGAATGGACTCATAAGCATGGTGGAATTATTCTCGAGCAATTGAAAAAGCTTGGTGCTAGCTGCGATTGGGATCGTACTGCATTCACTATGGATGAAAAGTACTCGGAAAGCGTAATAGATACCTTTATCGATCTTTTCAACAAAGGTAAAATTTACCGTGGCGCCAGGATGATTAACTGGGACCCTGCTGCACAAACAGCTTTAAGCGATGAAGAAGTAATTCACAAGGAAGTCCAATCCAAACTTTATTACGTTCGATACCAGATTTCAGGGACAGAAGATTTTGTAACCATAGCCACAACTCGACCTGAAACCATTCTTGGAGATACCGCTGTTTGTATCAACCCAAAAGATGAGCGCTACACTCATCTGCATGGTAAGAAAGCAATTGTACCATTGGTAAATCGTGAGGTACCGATCATCCTTGATGATTATGTGGACACGGAATTTGGTACTGGCTGTCTGAAAGTTACCCCAGCACATGACGTAAATGATTACGAATTAGGTGAGAAACACCATCTAGAAACCATCAATATGATGAATGCAGATGGTACGATCAGTGAAGATGGCCAACTTTATACAGGAATAGACCGCTTTGAGGTTCGTAAACTGATATCCAAAGACCTTGAAGAAGCAGGAAATCTTGTACAGGTGGAAGATTACATGAACAAGGTTGGGTACTCAGAGCGAACCGATGTGGTAATTGAGCCCAGACTTTCTCTTCAATGGTGGGTATCTATGAAAGAGTTGTCACAGCCAGCTCTCGAAAATGTGATGAATGATAATATCCAATTCCATCCGGCTAAGTTTAAAAACACCTATCGCCACTGGATGGAGAATGTCAAAGACTGGTGTATTAGCAGGCAGTTATGGTGGGGACATCGTATTCCGGCTTACTACTATGGCGAAGGTGATGACGATTTTGTTGTTGCTAAGACTTTAGAAGAAGCTATTCAGCTGGCTCAGCAGAAATCAGGAAATGCCTCGTTAACTGGTGCGGATCTCTCTCAAGATGAAGATGTACTGGATACCTGGTTTTCGTCATGGCTATGGCCAATTTCGGTATTTGATGGATTCTATACTGAAGAAGAAGTCGACTATTATTATCCAACCAATGATCTGGTTACTGCACCTGAGATTATGTTTTTCTGGGTAGCACGTATGATTATTTCAGGCTACGAATACCGTGGAGATCTACCCTTCCGAAATGTTTACTATACAGGAATTGTGCGGGATAAGCTTGGTCGAAAAATGAGCAAGAGCCTCGGCAACTCTCCTGATCCACTTGAATTGATTTCAGAATATGGAGCAGATGGAGTTCGTATGGGAATGCTGTTCTCCACTCCAGCTGGTAACGATTTACCATTTGATCCATCCATTTGTGATCAGGGTAAAAAATTCTCCAATAAGATTTGGAACGCCTTCCGCTTTTTGACAATGAATATGGAAGACGGTGTAAGCTATGAGCCCACTCTTTCTATTGATTCTGATAATATTGCTGATCGCTGGATGATGGCCAGAATTCAACAGACTATCAAAGGAGTTGATGAAGACTTCCAAAACTATAAGCTTAATGATGCCCTCAAAAAGGTATACTCTTTAATTTGGGATGACTTTTGTGATTGGTATATAGAATTGGCCAAACCATATAATTACGGTGATTCTTTTGATACCCAAAAGATGAATGTAGCTCTTGGGTTCTTCGAGCAATTAATGAAACTCCTCCACCCTTTCATGCCGTTTATCTCAGAAGAAATATGGCAGTACATCCAGGACCGGAAGCCTGAAGAAGCACTGGTCATTTCTGATTGGCCTACATACAACGAGGCTTTTGACAATCAGGATGACATCACACTTTTCCAGACTATGCAGGAGATGATTTCCTCGCTTAGAAATATCAGAGCTGAAATGGGCGTGTCTCCTAAAGAACCGCTTGAAGTACTTGTAAAAACTAAGGATGATTCGTTAGCATCTTCTCTTTCGCAGAATCGTTGGGTTTTGGAAAAGCTTCAATCAATGCAATCTCTTGATATCTCAAAGAGCATCGAAAAACCTAAAGCATGCTCTTCTGCCATTGTTAATGGAAATGAATTATATGTACCTCTTGCCGGACTGATTGATGTTGACAAGGAAAAGGAACGTATCCAAAAAGAGATTGACAGAATTACTGGATGGCTAAAAGGTGTAAATGGAAAGCTCAGCAATCAGAATTTTGTTAATAATGCACCGGAAGCCGTTGTTGAAAACGAGCGAAACAAAAAGCGAGATGGGGAAGCAAATCTTGCTAAACTGCAAGAGCAATTGAAGGATTTCGAATGA
- a CDS encoding SDR family oxidoreductase codes for MNTTEFGKKGWTPERLGDLRGKTYIITGTTSGTGFEATRILISKGAQVVMLNRNPKKSSDTISALKQELGNEIHVSAIKMDLAEQASVKKAATEVLETVSHIDALICNAAIAQVPTQKLTIDGFESQLGVNHYGHFTLQGMLFPLIEKSKGRIVTVGSMGYDMGLKTIKFDDMNWDKDYAPNNAYSQSKLAQIMCMYELQEKLKKAGKTDVKVYACHPGSSRTSLITTSGSLMMRIIFGLMKFSPLTQSAEKGAYPQLMCATEKDLDQSGFYGPTGRSNWTGPVGAHTLEAHAKDKAVAERLWEVSEKATGLKWDI; via the coding sequence ATGAACACGACAGAATTTGGAAAAAAGGGATGGACTCCTGAAAGACTAGGAGATTTAAGAGGTAAAACTTACATCATAACAGGAACTACGAGCGGAACCGGGTTTGAGGCTACCCGCATATTAATATCAAAAGGTGCACAAGTGGTTATGCTGAATCGTAACCCAAAAAAATCAAGTGATACAATTAGCGCATTAAAGCAAGAACTTGGAAATGAAATACATGTATCAGCTATAAAAATGGATTTGGCAGAACAAGCTTCAGTAAAAAAAGCAGCAACGGAGGTACTTGAAACCGTATCCCATATTGATGCGTTGATTTGTAACGCTGCTATCGCCCAGGTACCTACTCAAAAACTTACAATTGATGGTTTTGAAAGTCAGCTTGGTGTGAACCACTATGGTCATTTTACCCTTCAGGGAATGTTATTCCCACTGATTGAAAAATCTAAAGGCCGTATTGTAACAGTAGGCAGTATGGGGTACGACATGGGACTTAAAACCATCAAGTTTGACGACATGAACTGGGATAAAGATTACGCTCCTAACAATGCGTATAGTCAAAGCAAACTCGCCCAGATTATGTGTATGTATGAATTACAGGAAAAGTTGAAAAAAGCTGGTAAAACGGATGTTAAAGTATATGCTTGTCACCCAGGTTCATCTAGAACGTCATTAATCACAACGAGTGGCAGTTTAATGATGAGAATTATTTTTGGTCTGATGAAATTCTCACCATTAACGCAATCGGCTGAGAAAGGAGCTTATCCTCAATTGATGTGCGCTACTGAGAAAGACCTGGATCAAAGCGGTTTTTATGGACCTACAGGTAGAAGTAACTGGACTGGTCCAGTTGGAGCACATACATTAGAAGCTCATGCAAAGGATAAAGCCGTTGCCGAAAGGTTGTGGGAAGTATCAGAAAAAGCGACTGGTTTGAAATGGGACATTTAA
- the creD gene encoding cell envelope integrity protein CreD: MSEQENPLKQSFTQKNGLFLKITLIVCLTLLMLIPASMVRGLISDRTEIKTEAISEIGEKWGKEQTVIGPILTIPYKRIIKVQKSATNEYEFIEKINQIHILPDELKVNSHVIPQRLNRGIFEVAVYDSQTTFKGFFADFNPSSLGIAMNDLLLYQAFITVGISDIRGIDKQVILNWGNEDKPFSAGSEIMDKGLIRTGIHATTELENKGQLIKGADFSFDLNLKGSDHIYFTPVGKTTQVSMNSSWPSPSFNGTFLPNTDDKHISQEGFKTSWDIIDLNRSYPQQWTNQKHDIKASAFGVDFFIPADNYQRSERSIKYAILFIGLTFLVFFFVEIFNKKAIHPIQYTLVGLALCLFYTLLLSISEYTSFDIAYLLSSSLTLLLVAGYVKAVLKNTRFTLLLSGTLIVLYGFIFIIIQMENLALLTGSLGLFLILGFVMYFSRKIDWYKLNSEVKL; the protein is encoded by the coding sequence ATGTCAGAACAAGAGAATCCTCTAAAACAAAGCTTCACTCAAAAGAATGGACTATTCTTAAAAATTACCCTAATAGTTTGCCTTACCTTGTTAATGTTAATCCCTGCCTCGATGGTCCGCGGATTAATTTCTGATCGAACCGAAATTAAAACAGAAGCCATTTCAGAAATCGGAGAAAAATGGGGGAAAGAGCAGACCGTAATCGGACCTATTCTTACCATTCCATACAAACGAATAATAAAGGTTCAAAAAAGTGCTACCAATGAATACGAATTCATAGAAAAGATTAACCAAATCCACATCCTCCCAGATGAATTAAAAGTTAATAGCCATGTAATACCTCAACGCTTAAATCGTGGAATATTTGAAGTAGCTGTATATGATAGCCAGACAACCTTCAAAGGATTTTTTGCTGATTTTAATCCCTCTTCGCTTGGCATAGCAATGAACGATCTTTTGCTTTATCAGGCATTTATTACTGTAGGTATTTCAGATATACGAGGAATAGACAAACAGGTAATTCTAAACTGGGGAAACGAAGACAAACCGTTTTCTGCTGGTTCAGAAATTATGGATAAGGGTTTAATAAGAACTGGGATTCATGCCACAACAGAACTCGAGAATAAGGGTCAATTAATCAAAGGGGCTGATTTTTCTTTTGATCTTAATTTAAAAGGAAGCGACCATATTTATTTCACTCCTGTAGGTAAAACTACCCAGGTAAGTATGAATTCATCATGGCCTTCTCCAAGCTTTAATGGAACATTTCTACCCAACACAGATGATAAACACATAAGCCAAGAAGGTTTTAAAACAAGCTGGGACATTATTGATTTAAACCGAAGCTATCCTCAGCAGTGGACAAATCAAAAACATGACATAAAGGCCTCAGCATTCGGTGTAGACTTTTTTATCCCAGCTGATAACTACCAACGTAGTGAGCGAAGTATCAAATATGCTATTCTATTCATCGGCCTAACTTTTTTGGTTTTCTTTTTTGTTGAAATCTTCAACAAGAAGGCAATACATCCTATTCAGTATACCCTTGTTGGTCTAGCTCTATGCCTTTTCTATACCCTACTGCTTTCTATATCTGAATACACATCTTTTGATATTGCCTACCTACTCTCCTCCTCGCTAACACTTTTATTGGTAGCTGGATATGTAAAAGCTGTATTGAAAAACACTCGTTTTACACTTCTGCTCTCTGGAACACTAATCGTACTCTATGGCTTCATATTCATAATCATACAAATGGAAAACCTGGCTTTATTAACAGGAAGTTTGGGATTATTCCTGATTCTGGGATTTGTAATGTATTTCTCTAGAAAAATAGATTGGTATAAGCTTAATTCAGAAGTAAAGTTGTGA
- the lon gene encoding endopeptidase La has protein sequence MKLRLDYLDEFDQNDDSFEDFETSIPLLSEEEEQALSEAKVPESLPILPLKNTVLFPGVVVPITVGRDRSLALVKEAYAGDKTIGVVTQKDMDVEEPNYEDLYTIGTVAQILKLIKMPDGSRSIVIQGKSVFKVEEFTQDQPYFKAKVKAFPKEMDIQGLELSASIRNVKETAVDIINKSPNIPSEAAVALSNINSPTFLLNFIASNLNVDLDEKQDLLETPKFSMNLEKIMEFLEQELQVLNMSEKIRTKVKSDIDDQQREFYLRQQMKAIQEELGEGAEQQEVDKLRKKLEEKQLPDYAREVAEKELQRLEMTPNASPNYGIIHGYLEWILDLPWEEYSEDKLDLEYARTVLDEDHYGLEKVKKRIIEYLAVLKLKQDMKAPILCFYGPPGVGKTSLGKSIARALNREFERFSLGGIRDEAEIRGHRRTYIGALPGRIIRSMKKAGKGNPVIMLDEIDKVGADYRGDPTSALLEVLDPEQNDTFSDNYLELEYDLSRVLFIATANSLETIPGPLRDRMEIINISGYTLEEKSEIAKKYLIPKQIKENGLKEGQLTISEEAIHKVIDEYTRESGVRNLDRQVGAVCRAVAAKVASGELEQYSVDVPDIEDFLGKQKFFSDVAERTTVPGVATGLAWTPFGGDILFIEASVSRGSGKLNITGQLGDVMKESAMLAISYLKAHAEEIGIPEEAFKYWDLHIHVPAGAVPKDGPSAGVSLMSAIASIFTQRKVKGTIALTGEITLRGLVLPVGGIKEKVLAAKRAGIKKVLLPKKNEKDVSEIEADVIGNLEVDYLERMDSLLDIILEKEAINDVKEFFKVSDAHRKAVAGKNGKEEVSKVETT, from the coding sequence ATGAAATTAAGACTAGATTACTTAGACGAATTTGATCAAAACGATGATAGTTTCGAAGACTTCGAGACTTCCATCCCCTTGCTCTCCGAAGAAGAAGAACAAGCCTTAAGTGAAGCAAAAGTACCAGAGTCCCTTCCTATCCTCCCTTTGAAGAATACCGTTCTTTTCCCTGGGGTGGTTGTACCCATAACTGTCGGACGAGATCGTTCGCTAGCACTGGTAAAAGAAGCATACGCTGGTGATAAAACGATTGGTGTGGTCACACAAAAGGATATGGATGTTGAGGAACCTAACTATGAAGACTTGTACACCATCGGTACGGTAGCTCAAATTTTGAAGTTAATCAAAATGCCGGATGGCTCACGAAGCATCGTGATCCAGGGTAAATCAGTTTTTAAAGTAGAAGAATTCACACAAGATCAACCTTATTTCAAGGCAAAGGTTAAGGCCTTTCCAAAAGAAATGGATATCCAGGGACTGGAGCTAAGCGCCTCTATCCGAAATGTGAAAGAGACCGCCGTCGATATCATCAACAAGTCTCCGAATATCCCTTCGGAGGCAGCAGTAGCATTAAGCAATATCAACAGCCCTACTTTTCTTCTCAATTTTATTGCCTCCAATCTGAATGTGGACCTGGATGAAAAGCAGGACTTACTCGAGACACCTAAATTCTCAATGAATCTCGAGAAGATTATGGAATTCCTGGAGCAGGAACTCCAGGTTCTGAATATGAGCGAGAAAATCCGCACTAAGGTTAAATCGGATATTGACGACCAGCAGCGAGAGTTTTACCTGCGCCAGCAAATGAAAGCCATCCAGGAAGAACTGGGAGAAGGTGCAGAACAACAGGAAGTAGATAAGCTTAGAAAAAAACTTGAAGAGAAACAGCTTCCTGACTACGCCCGGGAAGTAGCAGAGAAAGAACTTCAGCGATTGGAGATGACTCCAAATGCTTCTCCTAATTATGGAATTATTCACGGTTACCTAGAATGGATCTTAGATTTACCCTGGGAAGAGTACTCCGAGGACAAGCTCGATCTTGAATATGCTCGAACAGTATTAGATGAAGATCATTATGGGCTGGAAAAGGTCAAAAAGAGAATTATTGAGTATTTGGCGGTCCTTAAACTTAAGCAGGACATGAAAGCTCCGATTTTGTGTTTTTACGGCCCTCCGGGAGTTGGGAAGACATCATTAGGGAAATCCATTGCGAGAGCTTTAAACAGAGAATTTGAGCGGTTCAGCCTGGGTGGAATCCGGGATGAAGCTGAAATCCGTGGACACCGAAGAACCTACATCGGCGCCCTTCCCGGCCGAATTATCCGATCTATGAAAAAAGCCGGAAAAGGAAACCCGGTTATTATGCTGGATGAGATCGATAAAGTAGGAGCCGATTACCGTGGTGATCCTACTTCTGCCCTGCTTGAGGTTTTAGACCCAGAGCAAAATGATACGTTCAGTGATAACTACCTGGAGCTGGAATATGATCTTTCAAGGGTTCTCTTTATTGCCACTGCTAACTCTTTGGAAACCATTCCTGGCCCGCTTAGAGACAGAATGGAGATCATCAATATTAGTGGTTATACCCTTGAGGAGAAATCTGAAATCGCTAAGAAGTACCTGATCCCAAAACAGATCAAAGAAAACGGTTTGAAAGAAGGTCAGCTTACCATCTCTGAAGAAGCTATTCACAAAGTCATTGATGAGTATACTCGTGAATCTGGCGTTCGTAACCTGGATCGACAGGTTGGAGCGGTTTGTCGCGCGGTAGCAGCTAAAGTCGCTTCCGGAGAACTGGAACAATACAGTGTGGATGTTCCAGATATTGAAGATTTCCTAGGCAAACAGAAATTCTTCAGTGATGTAGCTGAGCGAACTACCGTTCCTGGTGTGGCTACTGGTCTCGCCTGGACTCCATTCGGCGGCGATATCCTTTTCATTGAAGCTAGTGTTTCAAGAGGTTCCGGAAAACTGAATATTACTGGTCAACTCGGTGATGTGATGAAAGAATCCGCCATGCTGGCTATCTCTTATCTAAAGGCACATGCTGAAGAGATTGGTATTCCAGAAGAAGCCTTCAAGTACTGGGATTTACATATCCACGTTCCAGCTGGAGCAGTTCCCAAGGACGGTCCTAGTGCCGGTGTATCCTTAATGAGTGCTATTGCCTCCATCTTTACTCAAAGAAAGGTAAAAGGTACCATTGCCCTTACCGGTGAAATCACCTTAAGAGGCCTTGTTCTTCCAGTAGGTGGAATTAAGGAAAAAGTATTAGCTGCCAAGCGTGCTGGTATCAAAAAAGTGCTTCTGCCTAAGAAGAACGAAAAAGATGTTTCCGAAATCGAAGCAGATGTAATCGGCAACCTGGAAGTGGACTATCTAGAGAGAATGGACTCTTTACTTGATATCATCCTGGAAAAGGAAGCCATAAATGATGTAAAGGAGTTCTTCAAGGTTAGTGATGCCCATCGTAAAGCAGTTGCGGGTAAAAATGGCAAAGAAGAAGTAAGTAAAGTGGAGACTACTTAA
- the rsmB gene encoding 16S rRNA (cytosine(967)-C(5))-methyltransferase RsmB, producing METEFSERSASIDILIEFDINRNLDYSIADELDTREKAQVREYVQNIFRRRSYLDFLIDHYSSIAVDEMKAELKNILRLGIYDMLFMDSTPDYAAINEAVEIAKFKLGSKTGDLVNAIMRNLQRDIENLPKPAYPDRTKLVAATFSHPEWMVARWSKRFGEREAFQLMQANNTRPNYYVRVNTLRTKPENFELRMDKMGVEFEESEWLPNFYKVDSVQPFIEKGLLLKGLCQVQDIAAGLAPFVLDPQPDEKIYDLCAAPGTKSIMIADLTEANSDILAVDISGERLEKLAESALSFGAENIKIRRGDVLELSLPLADAVLLDAPCTGTGVLSKRADLRWRRDEEGLKKAVELQEQLLEEAANMVKLGGRLVYSTCSIEPEENMEQVNKLLEKMDDNFVLEPLDDFVPEEVLAEDGKAYQTFPHIHGCDGHFGVLLKRVK from the coding sequence GTGGAAACCGAATTTTCAGAGCGCTCAGCAAGCATTGACATACTTATAGAATTTGATATCAATCGAAACCTGGATTATTCCATTGCGGATGAACTGGATACAAGAGAAAAAGCTCAGGTTCGAGAATACGTCCAAAACATTTTTCGTCGCCGAAGCTACCTGGATTTCTTAATCGACCATTATTCTAGCATTGCTGTAGATGAAATGAAGGCGGAGCTAAAGAATATTCTACGTTTGGGGATCTATGATATGTTATTCATGGATAGCACCCCTGATTATGCGGCTATTAATGAAGCCGTAGAAATCGCGAAATTTAAGTTAGGCTCAAAAACGGGTGATCTTGTAAATGCAATCATGCGTAACCTTCAGCGTGATATAGAGAATCTCCCAAAGCCTGCATATCCTGATCGAACCAAGCTAGTTGCTGCTACTTTCTCACATCCTGAATGGATGGTTGCCCGATGGAGTAAGCGTTTTGGTGAGCGCGAAGCTTTCCAGCTAATGCAGGCCAATAACACACGTCCCAACTACTATGTTCGTGTGAACACGCTTCGTACCAAACCAGAGAATTTTGAGCTCCGCATGGATAAGATGGGTGTTGAATTTGAAGAAAGTGAGTGGCTCCCAAATTTCTATAAAGTGGATTCTGTACAACCTTTCATTGAGAAGGGATTGCTGTTGAAAGGACTTTGCCAGGTTCAGGATATTGCTGCAGGACTGGCCCCTTTTGTGTTAGATCCCCAACCAGATGAAAAGATTTATGATCTATGTGCCGCACCTGGTACCAAATCGATTATGATCGCCGATTTAACTGAAGCGAATAGTGATATTCTCGCCGTGGATATTTCAGGAGAGCGATTGGAGAAACTAGCTGAAAGCGCACTTAGTTTTGGTGCCGAGAATATCAAAATCAGGCGTGGAGATGTACTTGAATTATCTCTCCCGCTCGCTGATGCCGTGTTACTGGATGCCCCTTGTACCGGAACTGGTGTATTAAGCAAACGAGCTGACTTACGCTGGAGAAGAGACGAAGAAGGACTTAAAAAGGCTGTGGAATTACAGGAGCAACTTCTTGAAGAAGCTGCAAATATGGTAAAACTAGGTGGCCGATTGGTTTATAGTACATGCTCTATTGAACCAGAAGAAAATATGGAGCAGGTGAACAAGCTTCTCGAAAAGATGGACGATAATTTCGTGCTTGAACCACTTGATGATTTTGTACCGGAAGAAGTACTTGCTGAAGATGGTAAGGCATATCAGACCTTTCCGCATATTCACGGATGTGACGGACATTTTGGAGTATTGTTGAAGCGAGTAAAGTAA
- a CDS encoding DUF1428 domain-containing protein — protein sequence MSENYIDGFVLPVPRVHLDEYKNVAGQVAEIWKEYGALSYFEYVGEDLTLEGIRSFVEAVDAKEDEAIVFGWVVFPSKEVRDSANEQVPADPRMTELVTPLLNPQRLIFDAARMVYGGFKPLVQSN from the coding sequence ATGAGTGAAAATTACATAGATGGCTTTGTCCTTCCAGTCCCAAGAGTTCACTTAGATGAATACAAGAACGTAGCCGGGCAGGTAGCTGAAATTTGGAAAGAATACGGTGCACTCTCCTACTTCGAATATGTAGGTGAGGATTTGACCCTGGAAGGTATTCGTTCATTCGTAGAAGCTGTCGATGCAAAAGAAGACGAAGCCATAGTTTTTGGATGGGTTGTTTTCCCTTCGAAAGAAGTTCGTGATTCAGCAAATGAACAAGTTCCAGCTGACCCAAGAATGACGGAATTAGTTACTCCCCTGCTCAATCCTCAACGATTAATTTTTGATGCCGCTCGCATGGTGTATGGAGGTTTTAAACCCCTAGTTCAGTCAAACTAA